The Choloepus didactylus isolate mChoDid1 chromosome 7, mChoDid1.pri, whole genome shotgun sequence genome segment TGATCTTTGGCTGTTCACAAATGTTAACTAGAAAATGGACTCAGGCAGAGGTGTCATATTTGTCTGACTAGGTAGGAAGGTGTGACCCAGAGGAGGCATGGAATGGATTCTTGACATTTATAACACAATAGGTGATTATTATTTGTTGACTGCTAGAGGCTGGGGTTTGGGGAGGGATGAGTTCGGAGAAGGGTcttataaagcatttttaaaatgccttatcTGGTAAGACTCTGAAATGGGCTTTATCCCCATTATATAGTTGTGGACATTACAGTTTTGTAATTCAGAGCTGGAACCTGACTCCAATCTTCATTCCAAATTCATGCTCTTTCCATTGTGTTATTACTGTTGGTTTGATTTTATAGCAGTTAGAGAAAGTAAGAGACCCAAGGCAAATCTTTCCCTAACATGATTCCCTTGCTTACCCATTTCTAACAGTCTTCACTTCATTGGGAAGCCTACCTCTTATCTCTGTTTATCACATAGAGTTCTTTTTGCTTATGATTTGTTTCCTGTTTCCTTACAGACATGCGTCGGGATGTCCAGGAAATTTTTCGCATGACCCCCCATGAGAAGCAGGTCATGATGTTCAGTGCTACCTTGAGCAAAGAGATCCGTCCAGTCTGCCGCAAGTTCATGCAAGACGTAAATACCCTTCTACCTTCTCTCCCTCCAGTCCCCGCCCGCTGCCTCCTCCCCTTCCTGGCCCTCGTTTCCTCCAGACTCCCTTGTCCTTCAAGCATCCAGAAGGGGGCATGCGCCCGTGTGGAAGTGATGACTCCTTGAAGAgacagacagaggcagagacagcTAGTGTTAGGGTCTGCGCCGGTGCCAGGGAAACTCCGGAAGACTTGGTCGGGTTAACGTGAGAGCGGGTAGTGttcgactttttttttttttttttaaatcacaaaatgcTTTGAACCTCTTCTCCctttggggggagggcaggatTTTCTGCCCTTACCACCCATTGTATCCTATATCCCCCCTACAACCACGCATGCTCAAGGTGGCATCGAGCATACAACCGGAGCCTTCTGCTCCCCCAAACTCATACCTTCCGGTGGCAGGAGAGCAAGAGAGGGACAGAAAGATGGCAGGGCCTGtccaaaagaagagcaaacagcACAAATGAAaccacctcctccccacctccagggGTGGGGGCCTTTGGCACCTCAGTCCCCGATCCCCTACTCCTTCCTGCCCTTACCACCTCGCACCCATCCGGAACCTCGGTTGATGTGAGCTGGCAGCAGAGACTCATCGTGGCGCGGCGGGGGAATGCAGACGGCACCCAGCGGTGGATGGCTGCAGCGGAGGCCGCGGGGAAACCTGACCACGAAGCTGAGGACCAAACCAGCCTGTTTTTTCTGTTCCCGTTTTTTTTCCTGAACACAATGCGTGCCGTGCCCCTTTTTTCTCCCCCATGTGTGTTGGAGGGAGGGTTGTCCTGAATGGGgtggtggttttttttctttatttttatttttttaatactcagaagagaggggtatgggaaagATAAAGCAAGGAGCTCCACTTGGATGTAACCAGATGGTTGATAGGGTTTGGGATTAGGTTAGGCCCATTGTATAAGGCAGTGGAGTGTGTTCCTTCTCTCCCTGCACTGCTCTTTCCCATGGGATGATAGTCCTTCATTTTTGGCTGTATTTCGGGTCTCAGAGTAGATTTGAAGGAGGCCATGGAACTTTTCCTTTGGAAGGCCTACCTTCTGGGATCAGGCTTACTTTTTTTCCCATGACACACATCCTTCCCCGTCTCGCTGCTTGGGTCTTCATGTTCACCGTGTCTCCCAAATTAGGACGAAGGGTGTTAGGAAAGTTGAACTTTGGGGTTGATTAGTCTTACTTCAGTTTCTGTCTGTGTTATGCTGTCTTCCTTCCCTTcaggggtttttttttgttttgttttatttttgtttttttttttttttttggtagaagctgctctgaatttgttttttagcaccatttattgatatcttgcatgtagCCTGTAAACTATTCCCCTGATGGCAAGTTGTTACTCATCTTGAACAATTTTTGCTTCTCCTTTTATGGGATTTTAGCCATTTTCATCACAGCCTTCTGATCTTAAAGACATTCACCCTTTTATTTACTGTGATTCTCCTAGTTTAGAGAATACTCAAAAGGAGCAATGCTTGTCCCCTCCCCTGTAATCTTCCTCTCCAATAACCATCTCTGATGGAGTTATTCTGACCTCGAGTCACCTTTTCCTGTCATTTCCCAGGTGTTGGGATCATGTTTTTCCTTTGAGAATCACTCCCAATTTTTTGATTCTTTTCCTCCCCACCTCCATTTGAGGTAATGGCACCTTGCCATTGGGTAGTTTCATTGCTCCTTTGCTTCCCATGAAAAGTTCCTCTTCCAGTGGCAGTTTTCAGTTGGGCAGTCTTAAAACCCCACTAGTAGGAAGGAAAATAGGTCTATTATGGAAGAGACCACATTGAAATGTGGGcatttttgggggggaggggttttcaatcttctctcttctcccccatccccccatggGGTGTATTGGAGATCAACTTCCTCCACCCCCCCAGGTTTAACCCCCCCACTCTGCCCTCCTCCCGTTCCCTACCccccttcctccccccccccccccagccaatGGAGATCTTCGTGGATGATGAGACGAAGCTGACGCTGCATGGATTGCAGCAGTACTACGTGAAACTGAAGGACAACGAGAAGAACCGGAAGCTCTTTGACCTTCTGGATGTTCTTGAGTTCAACCAGGTCAGTTCTCGAGGTCCATTAGAGAGTTGAGCACTGGATACATCTCCAGCTGTAGTGGAAATCTGTATTAAGAGCCTTTTGATTGAGGAACAGTGATGTGGGAGAGAATGGTGGGGAAATTCTCTTAATTGGGAATAttaatgtctttttttatctAATTGGTTTTCTCTGTAATGGGTATCAAGGGGCTGAGCATGAGCAAGGTGGGAGCTGCTTTTCTGTTCCATGGCTGGCATGGACAGGTACTCAAAAACCTCACCGagtaaaatcttaaaaaataaaaatctcaaaggGTTTTAAATTGGTAAAAATCCACAACTATTTTGGGCCTGTTAGGATTCTTAAACCTGTTTATTTCTTGTGCTACTTACTGAGGAGAAACATTCCATCAGTTTACCTGTTATGTGACTTTTATTTGCATTAGAAATTACTTTCCTTAGGTTTCATGTTTTAGTGAGCAGGACTATCTAGTCATGGTCTTTTCAGACCCTAGTTCTACTTTTTCGCCCTTCCCATGTGGAGCCTTGCCTGTTAACAGGTCTGACTATTTCAGTTACTGTTCTCCAAACCTTGCCTGAGGCCAGTCTGTTATGGAAAAATCACagccaaaagacagaaggaaaggcAAAGTTGTATTTTGAGCAGAAGGAGAAATGTGGTGGGGAGTAAGAGGGACTGGGGGAATCACTTTAAAGAGAGTGAAATTACTGAAAACTTCTGGTGCATATTCTCTGTCACCCTCATGGGcctacccacacacacacaggtggtGATCTTTGTGAAGTCTGTGCAGCGCTGCATTGCCCTGGCCCAGCTCCTGGTAGAGCAGAACTTCCCAGCCATTGCCATCCACCGTGGGATGCCCCAGGAGGAGAGGTGATTTGGAGATAGGGAAGATGTTTTGTATTCTTGAGAGAGAGAGCATTTAGAGATGAGAatctcaaatatttttccaatttccttCTTACAAAGGCTTTCTCGGTATCAGCAATTTAAAGATTTTCAACGAAGAATTCTTGTGGCTACCAATTTATTTGGCCGAGGCATGGACATTGAGCGGGTGAACATTGCCTTTAACTATGACATGCCTGAGGATTCTGACACCTACCTCCATCGGGTAAGCCCCACACCCAGGATGACATTGCACTTTCCTCTCCCACACCCTTATTTTCTAGATCGTTTTGTACTTCACATCTTCATTTCCTTGTGGGTATCTTCCCTCACAGGTCTTTGGGTCCTAACCTCTGTCTCCTTCCAGGTGGCCAGAGCAGGCCGGTTTGGCACCAAGGGCTTGGCCATCACGTTTGTGTCAGATGAGAATGATGCCAAGATCCTCAACGATGTTCAGGACCGCTTTGAGGTCAATATTAGTGAGCTGCCTGATGAGATAGACATCTCCTCCTACAGTGAGTATTGTCTTGTGAACTGGCTACTCCCAGCTCTCTGTTCCttagtgtattaaaaaaaaaatcctattatgTTTGGAAGGCATGTGGTGGGCTCTTGACAGGTAATAAGAGTTCCTTCTCCCCTGGTTTCTGACACCATGTTGGAATGATTTTATTGACCTCTATACAGAGTTTCTTTTCCTCTCATCAAAttatttctttccccttcccaAATCTGTTCTCTGAATCCACACACTACACAAAAACCTGCATGTACACATGCATGTTTGTACTaactttgctttttcctttccaaaccttattctgtcacattttcttttcagttgaGCAGACACGGTAGAGGACTCATCCATTCTGGAATGTGACAGTCTGTCCATCTTCAGGAGACGACACAGGCGTGGGGATGAAGAGACACTACTGCCACTTACCCctaaccccccacccctgccccacccctgccatGGTTTCCCCCCTTTGCATCACCCCCTTTCCTAAACTCCCATTCCTGATTTGTcagaatttttttaacaaaactaaaaatgaagCGTGTGTCTGTGGTATCTTTAAACACTCTGCCCTTTTATTGGATTTTGGGTGAAGTTATTTTAGGGTGTGATCCAGGGTAAATTCCTATAGGGGATTGTGTACCCtgctgtggggtggggcagggtggggtggggggaatgttGAGCCAAGGTCAGTGAGGGGTGTGACTAAGAGACTGCAGAGGCCACGGCTTCCCGAATAACTTCCAGTTTCTGGCCCTTTGCAGATGGCTAGCTTATATTTTCTCTGGTCTAGGAGACTGGGATATTACTGATTGAAGGGGTTGTGGGGTGGTGCACAGTATTTCCAGTACTGGGAGAGTGACTCGGGAACCTGTGGAAAGCTTAGGCATCTCCTCCAAGGCTCTCTCGGTGTCTTCTCATCTGTTCCTTCAGCTTGTGGATCTTGAGCACCAGGGCCTGCGCCTCCCAGGCCCCCTCTTGCCCTTCCAGCAGTGCCTGGTATAGCTCCAGCTGCTGCTCCAGCAGCTCCTCAGCTTGGACCAGCTCAGTTGTGCGGCGGGGCCCTGAACCCTGGGTGAAGGGAATTGGGGAGAGAGCATTAGTCTGGGAAGGGGCCTTAGACTCCTTGGAAGTTTGTTGCAGGGTCTGGCTAGAAGTCAGGAATTCCACCTTCCCTTTTTTCAGCCTCAGTTTAAGGTCATTGGTAGCTTGAAGCCAAGGACGTTTTCTCTCTCACAGGCctaggcctgggggtggggtggggaggcagttAGAGATCACCAGTCCAGAGGCTATAACCAGATCTAAGGCCCTTGTACGACTTTACGGGTCATGGGAAGGAGAGGGCTGGCTGTCCCTCCCCTCTAAGAAATAATTAACTGTTGAGTTGAGGGGAAATTCCTGTTCAAGGACTTTGTGGACTGTGCTGCTGggggggggaaggggaaggagtgCTGAGGGCTGGAGTGGTATGGGGGTGCGAAGAAGCTGGGAGCAGAGTTGGAACTAGGTAACAGCCTTCAGGGTTGCTAGTATCTGGTTTCCGCAGGCCAGTAGTGCAGAATGGGGTTGAGGCTTTTCCCCAACTCCTGGTTTCAATCCCCCTTTCTCGCCCTCCACCCCACTGTGGGTGCCACTTACCCTGGGAGGTGACACCATCTTCCCACTCGCTGTGGAGGTGGTCCCATCTGTGGTGCTCTGGGAACAACATCTTTGGGAGGCCTGAGGGCCCAGAGGCCGGAAAGGCAGGAGGCAACGGCAACAGCATCTAGAGAGCCAGGGCAGAGGAAGGACCATGGCAGGAAGGTAGGGAGCTGTCTGAGCCATCCAACAGCCACCAGGAACTGGCTCTCTCTGGGCTTTGGGCTTACTTCAGGCTTCAGTGCCCAACCCTGCCCAGGCCACCGCCCCTACCCTGCTCtgctgcccccacctccctcccagtCTGGCCCCAGACAGAGTCCAGGAACTCCTGTTCCTGATGTGAAAACCTTCCAGCCAGTTTAAGCAGAACTTGCTTTAGAATGCTGGTGCCCACCTCTCAGACCCCGTGTGTCTGTTTTTCTTAGCGCTATGTCTTTTTTTACTTATTCCTCTCAATTCCACAAGGTAGGAATTATATCACTggtttcaaatgaggaaactggctcAGCTGGTTTCATTCAGTACTCATTCAGCAAGTATCTCTTGAAGCCAACTCTGGGCCAGATGTGCTCAAGGCTCCACAGCTGGTTGGAAGAGCCTGGAGGATTCATGTCCAAGCCTGCCTTGGAAGCTCATACTCAGATTTGCTTTGAGTtttgattttccctttatttccctTTCGTCTCCACTTGCTGACCCAGAATTACCTTTTCTTCTTGTCCCTGTTTTGCATCACTTGTCCTGGGGATTTGCCTTCTCTAGTAGATCTGAGCATCTTTGTATCACTTACAAGCCTGGCTCCTGCCAGTCTGCCACCAGTATAGGCTTCAAGCTTTGCTGAACTACTGAGCccctcccttcaaatctgtacTAGAAAAAAAAGCCCTCTCCACACCCTATGTGTGTGCAAACCTGTGTAAAAATGCTGGACTTGCTGCGTGTGTTCTGAAATGGCCTGTTGTAGCTGTAGAGCCTAGCCACACTCCTGCGGGTAGAGGTGGCTCAGAAGGGAGTGGATAGTTCCAATTTTGAGCAAGTGGGCACAAGTGTGTTctaagacagaagaaaacatgcCTCAGAAGGCAAGGATCACTAGAGAATGGACAGCTGCTGACCAGCTTGCTATCTTTGGGCCACCACTCTGGATTCAGAAGGAAGATGCCCATGCCATGGCACACGGGTTCAGCCTTCCTAGAGGCCACTGGCTCTCAAAACTTGCATCACTGAAGCACCTTTAGATGAGGCCAAGGACCTCATATTCTCCATTTGTTGCGTTGTTCACTTTTCTGTGGAAAAGATACCAAGTGCCCCACAGAAGTTTTGGGAGAGAGGAATGTTTGTTCACTTCTTAGTGATAGGGTTATGAATTATAATCTCTACATgtcttaaaatttaattattggaACATTAGAGGTTCAAAGTGCTGTTGTTACAGATACGTGAAACACCCAGTGTAAGGTTAAACAACCCACAACCAAGTAACAGAAGCAAAACTAACTACATTTGTAAATTAAAAGCAAGATTAACAACTATCgaagaaaaaaaacccatgagGCTTCTGCAAGAGAATCTGGATGATGCACTAATAACAAAATAAccttcctaaaataaaataaataaccttCCTGAAAACTGGAAATTCCTTCTGAGTTTGTGCTTTAGGTTCTGAATTCCAAAATGTAGTAGCCCACAATGATTTAGAGTAGTTAGTACTAAaccataaatttaaaatagtctGTGGATTTTGGCTTTGCTCATCCATGAGAACTGAAGAAAGGGCTGGGCTTTGGGTCAGTTCAAGATTTACCGGAAGACCTGTGGATCTCAGTAAAGCTTATGAAGGGATGAAGATAAATGTGTAAAACAATTTAACTAGTTTTATGTTATTGcgtgtatttatttttttgttaatccTGGATCTCTAATAGAGTCTTTATCAAATGAGAGTTCTGGCCTGGCCGCAGGAGGAACCTGTCTCCAACCAGGGTCAATCAGGGCATTATATGAAGCCTTGTCCCCAGGTTCAAGGAGCTACAGAGACCCTGAGGCCAGTGTGCTGATGACACTTTCAATATTGCATCCTATGGAGGACTGGCAGGACTGGGGTGACAGAGATGGATCTTTGTACCCTTCATGTGGAACTCCACTGGAGATGGGGGCCTAGGGTTACTGAAATCCACCTGTTACATTAATGTGACAGCTAAATGGCAGAGACCCTGCTGGGCACTTTTTTTGTTCTTGTCATAGGGGACTTTTACAGCAACATTTCAAGAGAACTCttctaatttcactttttttttaaaataaacttataattttggaataattttagatttacagacaTGTTATAAAGATAGAACAGTAAGTTTCCATAtaccttcacccagcttccctaATGTTAACACCTAACAAAGCCATGGTATAtttgaaaactaagaaattaacattggtacaatactataaactatagactttatttggattttaccagtttttccactaatgtcctttttctgttccaggattcaATCCAGGGTACCAAATTAAGTTTAGTTTTGTCACAGCCCCTTAGTCTCCTCTGATCTGTGAACTTatcagttgtgccagtttgaatgtactgtgtcccccaaatgccattatctttgatgtagtcttgtggggcagacattttggtgctgattagatttgcttggaatgtgccccaccagctgtgggtgatgactctgatgagatattctcatggagacatgaccccacccattcagggtgggccttgatcagtggagtcatataaatgagctgacttaaagagaaggaactcagtgcagctgtgagtgatgttttgaagaggagcaagcttgctatagaggaacgtcctgggagaaagctgttttgaggccggagctttggagcagacgcaagctgccttcctagctagcagaggttttccggacgccattggccatcctccggtgaaggtacccgattgctgatgtgttgccttggacgctttgtggccttgggactgtaactgtgtagtgaaataaaccccctttttataaaaacctaaccatctctggtgttttgcattctgcagcattagcaaactagaacagtgtctcTCCCATGGGTGCACTCAAATGGCTGCTGGGGCTGAGGTCCCCTGGGGGTTCAACTGGACACTGAGACCATCCCTCCCTCTGCACGCAGTTCCAGTGCCTCTAACATGGTCTCTCTATGTGGTCTCATCTGCAAGACACACAGACTTTTTACCTGGAAAAAGGCTCCCAAGGGCATGTTTTCCAAGAGAGGAAAGTAAAAGCTGCAAGGCTTCTTTAGACCAAACCTTGACAGTTGTGCATCATCATTTGCaccacattctattggtcaaagcaaggACAGGGCCAGTCCAGATAGGAGGAGGAGAAATACAATCCACCTCTCCATGAGATGAATGGCCAATAATTGCATCCTTCTTTAATCTACCccacataatatatcaaaactgaCACAATAATTAGGCATTCTGTATTGCTTACATCTGATAAACTAATGGTAACTGTTAATAAAACCATCCCTTGAAGGAATTTCAAGGCCCAGTTTGCTTCAATGTTGAATTCTACTAAATATTTTCAGTCCATCTGGAATTGACTTTTATTGATGGTTTGCTTAGGCATGAAggcaaattttctaaaatatccgAATAACCTAGCAGCATTTAATAAAAAGGCTATCTTTCTCGCGTTGGTCTATAGTACTGCTGGAAACCAGGCATTATATTCCAAAGGGGatctgtttctggatttttatactGTCCCCTGCCCAACTTACCTACTTTTAAACAAATACCACACTGTATTAACTAATAGAAATTTACAGTATGTCTTGTTATCTTGTACACAATTCTGTCCAGCCTCCTCCCACCAATTTCTTTGGTAAATCTAAGCCTTTGCATTTACATACGAATTTTAAAACAGCTTGAGAACCCCCATTCCCATCCcccaaagagaaaagaggaaatatgaagaaataaaacaaaacaagcaaccaaacaaaaaattttGATATGATTTCAATGGGATTATACTGAAAACAGATTAATTGGAAGAAAATtgccatctttaaaatat includes the following:
- the DDX39B gene encoding spliceosome RNA helicase DDX39B, with product MAENDVDNELLDYEDDEVETAAGGDGAEAPAKKDVKGSYVSIHSSGFRDFLLKPELLRAIVDCGFEHPSEVQHECIPQAILGMDVLCQAKSGMGKTAVFVLATLQQLEPVTGQVSVLVMCHTRELAFQISKEYERFSKYMPNVKVAVFFGGLSIKKDEEVLKKNCPHIVVGTPGRILALARNKSLNLKHIKHFILDECDKMLEQLDMRRDVQEIFRMTPHEKQVMMFSATLSKEIRPVCRKFMQDPMEIFVDDETKLTLHGLQQYYVKLKDNEKNRKLFDLLDVLEFNQVVIFVKSVQRCIALAQLLVEQNFPAIAIHRGMPQEERLSRYQQFKDFQRRILVATNLFGRGMDIERVNIAFNYDMPEDSDTYLHRVARAGRFGTKGLAITFVSDENDAKILNDVQDRFEVNISELPDEIDISSYIEQTR
- the MCCD1 gene encoding mitochondrial coiled-coil domain protein 1, translating into MAQTAPYLPAMVLPLPWLSRCCCRCLLPFRPLGPQASQRCCSQSTTDGTTSTASGKMVSPPRGSGPRRTTELVQAEELLEQQLELYQALLEGQEGAWEAQALVLKIHKLKEQMRRHRESLGGDA